The genomic DNA CGAATCAGCCTTGCCTATGAGAATGCCATCAATCGAAAGCCAAAGTGCAACAACATCCTTCCGCTCTACGAGGCGGACCACGGCAGCTGTCAAAGttcctcctgcctctcaggctctGACAGAGAGTGTGAAATCTTTGATGTCTGAGTTGAGTACCACTGGCCACCTGCCAGCACAGCCCAGTGTTCTGTTCAAAGAGCAGCAGCCTATGAGCCTCCTGCCAGAAGTCTCTAACATGCAACGTGCATCTGTAACTATGATGAGAACACTGTCCAAAAAGCCATATTCTAAGAGTGCCGACAATGTAAACAGTATCGATAAACGGACCGCGCCTCCCGTTGTTTTGTCACAGACAGTGAAGCCAAGTGCTAAAGTAAATGCTCAGTTGCCAAGAACAACAGAGAAAGGAGTTACGTTTTCCACAAAACGTATTTCTGAAACCACAAGTAAGTTAGACATTTATGTGTCCGCCAtgatgacaacaacaacacacgTCGATGTGAAAAGGTCAACCGAACAAAGACTTGCAGTAGGTCGCGGTGACATCAAGTCGAGTGGTGACACCTTTCGAATCTTTGCAGACAGTGCTGGGAACCTTGAAACACCTAACGAATTGAAAAATGTGAACATACTAAAGCTGAAAAACAACAAAGGACAGGAGTCTGACTTCTCTCAGCCTCAAGGTTCTCTTGAGGAGGTGACAGAAATGACAATGGACAAGAGCAGTACTGTTCACCATGGGATAATGAAAACCACAGAAAGACTGGCTAGAGAGGAAAAACGCACGTCTGCAAACATGTCTCCCTCCCATCTTTTAATTAAACTGTTGGGAGCAACAGCACACAGAGACATTCATCGGGCTGAAAATCTCTCTGAATTGCTGGAAGAGGAAAATAAGTCATTCTCCAGCCAAGCGCCAAGTCATAAAATGCCAGTGCAGACTGTGATAACCCCAAGCCAGACACTATCACGAATTGTATCTTTTAATAAGAAACCACATATTGTGTCTAAACCGCAACAATTCTCTACCCATAGGGTCACGCTTACAAAATATGCCAATGCATCAACAAAACATAAGCAAAGCAATCAGCAAAGACACTCAACAAAAGGAAAAAAACAAGTATTTATGACGACTTTCTCGCGAAGCACAGTCCCAGGCCCTCCAAATCAAATCAGAAATGTGGAAGTAACATTTAACGACTCTCCAGAGATTGTGAAATCAACATTTTCTACACCTAACAGTGTTGGAAATCTGTATTCACTTACCGCTGCAAAATCATTAATCACAGTTGGGCAGTCAACTATTCAGCCTAATATTGCAATAAAGACGTCTACTTCCCACACATCAATAATTCAACATGTTTCAGCTCGAAAGCATCACATAAGCATTTCGACATTAACAACATCAGGAAACTCAGCCTCTCAGTCCATAACTGTTGGAAAACATCTGCAGCGTGTACGACCGGCGACACCTCTCTTTGACATCGCTAAAGAGGACATCGTGACCTCTGACATCACTGAGGCATTAAAGGGGAGTCACCTTGTTCCCCTTTTACCGCCTCGTCCGTATAATGACACATCGACTAGTCCACCCACCGACGATTACTCGCCCACAGGGCCACTTACCGCCAGCCTGGCTTTGCATCATCGCCAAGGGCAATCTTCTTCTGAGATAATGCCTTTCGACGCTCCATCTCAAAGCCAATGGGACTCGTTTACAGATTCGGAGGAGAAAGTGGAACGGCATTCAAATGCCTCACATGCTTCTGCCGATAACGAGCAAATAAGCCCTTCAGAGGCTCAAATAGTGCATGAAGTGAAAAGTGAGCAATCTGGGTTTAGCACATGGCCGGCGCTGTTCGCTGCCGATAGTTCAGCTGGCACCAGCCACATTAACTTAACCCAATCACGACCTGATGAGACCACGGGATTGAGGGCCAAGGAACACACCCTGCCAAGTGCACTACTGCACCAGACCACTAATGGGGTCGAGAATGACCATGCTTTGTCTGGAGTAAGTCCAGCGCATGAGTCTGGTAGAAAGCTCCTGGGGTCTGGGAGTGGGTCAGATCCATTGGCCTTGCACCAGAGGATTGGGTTATCATCCCCCGATCTCCTCACTGGGTAATTATCACAGGATATTTAATTTAATTAACAAATTCATTTATTATGATATTAAAAAGTGCATTGTAATATTAACATTCAACATTAGTTAATCaatttatttgaattgaattgGATAGGTAGTAACACTTTACCTTAAGTTGCCCCTATACCTTAAGTTGCCACTATACCTATGCAACTACACAGTAATACCAATATTTTTTTAACATGTATTTGCATTACAACTGCTTTTAAATTATAGGTTTCATGTTTGTTCTAATCTGTTTTCAGATTAGCGGTAATTTCCGATGATATTTGTGGCACTGGCAACTACACGGCCGAGATGAACTTGAACCTGGAGCGCGACGTTCTGCCCGGAGACTTTGTCCCGGCTCTGGGGATCATCCATGTGGTAATCAAACTGAAAACCAACAACAGCCAGGTGAACCTAGAGATAAAGTCCTGCTGTCTCTCGCCCACTGTTCAGCTTGATGAAATCAACACCACTTGTTGTGTGTTTTCCAGGTAGGTGTTCATATTGTTGTGTTTCATATATGGAATATCTCCAGCAGCCCTACTACCAACAGCTCCAGAATGGGACTAAACTGTCAATACTGACTAACATTCCAATCAAGTCAAATAATGTCCTGGAATCAAATCAATCCCGCTtgatccaggttagcaggcatgTGTTGAATGTTGGAATATTTTTTTCACCGTATATAGACAGCACCTCCCAAGGCTTGCTTGCTGATGGTCTTATTGCAGTTAAGCAGCATTTTTGGGATAGATGGCAAATGAAACacttagcaacaaaaaaaaacaatgtctACCAACAGTAAATAAACTCTTTAGCTGTGGACTACCACCACTGCCTATATCTGAACAGGGAAGTTTTATCTACTTGGAAAAGTGTTGACAAGGAAGAGGGGTGTCTTTTTAATCCCCCAGTTAGGATGAGGATTGATGGACAGCGAAACATGTCTCCTTGCGGTCAGGTTTGCTCCCAGACCATTTGGAACTTCGCTTTAGTCGGCTGAGTAGCCTATGGTTTCCAAAGATCCATCTTTTAAGTCTGATAAATCCCTGAATTAGTGCTGAATATGCTTTTATCAAATGACTTGTCTTAAGATCATATCGCATAAACACATCCTCATAACAGTTTTAGGAGAGGGGGCATTTAACCTCAAATGGCAAGGCCGTCACGATCAATATGAACAGGACATCAATGATAACCACCAAATCCATTGTTCCACTCTTCTTTACTTTGTGTTGACTTGCTGTTGTCGGAAACATTTGTGACCCTTGCTATTTGAATTACACTCACCATCAAATTCACTTCAAAACGAAGTTCAGTGTTGTTCCTATCACACGTCCTATCAcgggtcccatgtggctcagctggtagggcatggtgtttgcaacgccagggttgtgggttcgattcccacgggggaccagtacggggggaaaaaagtaaataaatgtatgaaatgtatgcattcactactgtaagtcactctggataagagcgtctactgaAATGTCCTGTGAATGTTTTTCTGCTCCTGTCGACCGATACTCAACCCCCCCTCTCAGTCCCACAGTTGTTGTGATTTGTTGTGTGAACTTTCAGGTCACCACTGAGCCCGCGAGGAATCAGGCTGTTACCCAGCATCCTGTCAAAACGTGCCAGCTTCACCATCAGTCTCTTCCAGATGATTAATTACTCCATGGCATACCTACACTGCGATCTGAGCATCTGCCTCAGGAACCATACCGAGTGTGAGAGGGTGAGACGGGATGCTAGTAGTAAGGCGAGGCAATTTTATCCCGAGCACCGGTCAGTTAAggaagaggtggggggggggtatgggATGTAAGAGAGAGGAAGTTGTGCGGCGTAGACTACGGTTTGGGCACACAGGTCTGAATGTCACTTTGTGGATGATAGGGAGACACGAAACAAGTCTGTGTGATGAGTGTTTCGTGGGGGAAATGGGGGGAGCGTGTGTTGATATTTTGTGAACTGTATGACGTcgacagggagagattgttgtGAAAGGGTTAAAGATCCTGGACAGGGTtggggtttgggtggtgtagtgggggggaggaaaggggagggaagCGGTGTCTAGGGCTCTATTTCACTTTTCTTAGAGCCATTGGGGGAAACAAGGAAACTTACTGATACTGAGATGGAGATGCCCCCCCCATTGGAATAGCTGGAGATGCCACATGCTCATAAAGCTACATTTCTCTCAATTTCTATTGTTTAGCCTTCAAGCTGATAATAGGCCTTTATGTGTTGTTTAGTATGTTGCCTAGCATATGACCTAGTGTGCTGCCTTCAAGCTCAAAATAGGCCTTTATGTGTTGTTTGAGGTATATAGCCTTGCATGTAGCCTTCAAACTAAAACCTCACTATTGTTAGAAGATTAATTATGTGTTgtataaaattatttatttccaGTGACATTGATATCAAACAACAACAGCTGAGGCAACATGTTTGAGGCATATTAATAACAGAGGAAGGATGTATAATACACCACGTACCTGGAAAGAGACCCAGAAACATCGTAATTACCGGTTATCTCCTCCAACTCATCGTTTTCCATGCACACACGCCATGTTTTTCTCTGTTCTAACTGCAGCAGTGTCTTCAGCCCAGAGATCTCTTCTCTGAGGAGGGTCCAGAGGCTATCACCAATCTGAGGAACCGCATATCCTTTGGTCCCATGTTGAAAGGAGCAGAGAATTCTTCTCTCCCAGGGGAGATGGGTAATTATTAGCGCGACTACGTAATAAAATGTGATCCAGTCTTTGATAATACGCTCAAAAGATCCTTATCAGAGAGGAAATTAGTGCCTGCTGTGTGTAGACTGTggatgcatcacaaatggcaccctattccctatgggccctggtcaaaagtagtgcattatatagggaatagggtggcatttgtgaCGACTTGTGTTACTGTATGAATTTCAGACACGGCAGCAGAGATGGAGATTATGCTTGTCATactggggatggtggtggggtGTTCGCTGATGACGGGTACACTGCTGCTTCTCTGGATGGCCTATAGACGGCGGCGGGCCGATTGGATGGTTTACCCAGAGTCCAGAGCGTGCTGCGGCTGCCTGCGTAGAGGAGACATGATCTTACCATAGCCAAGTAGGAGACGATGGTCAATCACGTCAGCctgcagaccagaccagaccctgGCCAGAATCAATCCAATTCACTCCTATCACACATGACACCCGGGCAGAGCTTCTGTGGTCCCATATCTCACTCCCTTCACCGACGCAGTGAATGTCTTACCTTTACACTATAGTAATATGACACAGAAACACATGTACAGAATACATTACCTGATGGTGGATTATCTCGGTCAATGTTTTTGCATGGCAACAATTGCTAATTCACCAAACAACTGTGCACAGTGATTCAAGATGAATTGAGGATCAAGAATGTTTTATGATCATGTGAATTTAAACATGATGTGCGTATTGTGTAAACACCATATTATTATTGCTAGTCTCTTGTACTAAGTCCTCTAACCCTGCTACTATCTGGAAGTAATTGTTTGTTAAAAAAGTTGATTATCCTCTCAATGATTCTCAATCATCATCTCAAGCATGACGCGTATTATCATGCCAATTCTGGCCAAATGCTTTTAAAAACAATACAGATCACTGGCTACTCTCACGAAGACACAAATTACACCGACAATTCATTAACATCTCTGTCTGCACTACTTCATCATGCACCATATTACCTAAAATGCTACAACAATTTGTTCCTGATTTGCCACAAGCTCAAATGATTAAACAACTTCCACAATGCTCAGATAGATGTGTGGATGACTGGTCCTTTCATACACATGCATGAATAAATGCTAATTAATATCCTTGTATGCAAAGCTCATATACAGTGTTCACTGTAGCATTGCCAACAGAACAGAATATGAAATGTGTTGGTACGTAATTCATCACTTCTTAATTGTGTTTGGGAAAGTAAACAGTTATGTCCCTGTGCACACCATGTAGATGAGATACAGGTACCCTACTCAACAACCAATTAGAGTGCAAAGGAGGACTAGAAGCCAGGGGCCTTACCCAATCAAATCTCCTTGCATGAAAGAGCTTGTTTTAGTGATTGACTGAGGTTTGTATCTAAGGACACACCCCTCAGGTAGCCTCTTACGACTCTGCGAGATTGGAATAATCTTTGGCAGATCCCTTTGGTGGATCGTTCAGAAGCCAATCCCAATAGTATGTTAGCAAGCTGTATTGTAGCCAAAATGTACTTTTATAGGATAGCCGGAGGCAAAGTCTGGTCAGAGGGAGGTCTGCCATGGATGCCCTGGTGACAGTTAGTACAGAGATAGCCAAGGCCCTGAAAATAAAAGGCGTGATGAATGTTGTGTATTTTGACATTGAAAAAGCTTACGATACCATGTGGAAGGAAGGGTTGTTGATCAAGTTGAGTGCGTTGGGCATTGGAGGATGTCTGTATAACTAGATCATGGACTTCCTGTTTGATCGGGTCATACGGTTGAGGGTGGGGTCAGAATTGCCAATGTGGTTTGAAGTGGACAATGGTACTCCTCAGGGAAGTGTGGTTAGTCCAGTGTTGTTCACCCTGATGATAGATTACACATTTAAGGAGGTGGAACAGGGAGTGGGTGTGgccttgtatgctgatgatgagGCTGTATGGAAGAGAGGTGGGAAGGTGAAATATGTGATGAGGAAGATGCAAGAAGCTGTGGGAGTTTTGGAAGATTGGTCTCCAACATGGGGGTTTATGATGTCTGTGGCCAAGTCCTGCTTTGTGGTGTTTTCTAGGAGTACGGTTAAATATGTTAGGCTTCAAATATACGGCAGGATATAGGCAGGGTGTCTGAGTTTAAGTATTTAGGTATGTGATTTTACGAGAGGCTTATATGGAAGAGACTTGTTGAGTATATTAAAATGAAGTGTAGGAAGGTGCTGAACCTCATGAGGACAGTGGCAGGATACGATAGGGGGTCAGATAGACAAACACTACTGTGTATGTATCAGGCATTGATCAAGTCATCTTTGGGTTCTGGGTGCTTTGTATATGGATCGGTAGCCAAAACGGTACTACAGCGCCTGGATAGGATACAGTCAAGGGCCCTGAGatcgggtggcaggtagcctagtgttagagcgttggacttgtaaccgaaaggttgaaagatcgaatccctgagctgacaaggtaaaaatctgtcgttctgcccttgaacaaggcagttaacccactgttcctaggctgtcattgaaaataagattttgactGACTTgattcactgacttgcctagttaaataaaggtaaaatttaaaaaaaattgtgtgtGGGTGCCTTCAGGATGACACCTGTTGAGGCATTGCAGGTGGATAGTGGGGAACTGCCACTGAGGATAAGGTGGGACAAACTTGgattagcgtactggatgagatTGAATCCTGTGGTCACGGTAACTGGGGAATGCTGGGAGTGGGTAAGCAGAGTGTGTACGGGTGGACAATTGGGCAGAAAGTTGTAGAATATGGACTGGGGGAGAGTGAGATAGGGCTGGCAATTGCATTGGGGAACATTCCTCCGTGGATGTTTCTGAAACCAAGTGTAGATGTGGATGTTATTGACGGAAGGAGAGACAGTGTATGGAGAAATATACAGTATAGATGAATtggttttatttgttttttaaggACATATACAGATGGTTCAAAGGATTCAGTCAGTGGTAGGGCAGGGGTGTATATCCAAGATTTTAATGTTAGAGTATGTAAGCGGTTAACTGATTATGTGTCAGTGTATGCAACCGTGTTGATGGCCATGATGATAGGTTTGAGATGCATGGAGGAGGTGAAACCACTCAAGAGTGGAGATCTGTTCTGATTTGGCTGCAGTGTTGAGTAGTGTGAAGACAGGCAGGTTGAATAGGGGAGACTTGTTTGTGGAGATGATGGTGCTGTCAATGGGATTGGAGAGGATGGGTGTGGTAGTAAGCTTTTGATGGGCTCCTGCCCATGTGGCTATGGAGGGTAATCAGAAGGCTGATGTGGTGGCTAAGTGTGCGGTGAGGCGCGAGTGGGTAGATATTCAGGTCACGTTGGGCCGCAGGGAAGTTAAGTCCTTGATCCGGGCAAAACGGCTCAATCTTTGGCAAAGGGAGTGGGATGCTAGTAGTAGTTTATCCCGTGCACTGGTCAGTTAAGGAAGAGGTGGGGAGTATGGGATGTAAGAGAGAGGAAGTTGTGTGGAGTAGACTACGGTTTGGGCACACATGTCTGAATGTCACGTTGTGAATGATAGGGAGACATGAAACAAGTCTGTGTGATGAGTATTTCGTGGGGGAAATGGGGGGAGCGTGTGTTGATATTTTGTGAACTGTATGACGTCGACAGGGAGAGATTGTGTGAAAGGGTTAGAGATCCTGGACAGGGTtggggtttgggtggtgtagtggggggaggaaaggggagggaggTGGTGTCTATTTAACTTTCTTAGAagaacaggactaatgaagaGAATTTAATGTAGGTAGGtcgtgactggcctcacactccagtacagtaggtggcggtgtatgcacCTTAAAAGTTGGATGCAAatgtaatctctcctccttcggtagtcttcttcttcttcttctgtggactttatatggcagttggcaaccaactttaagatgCATTACCatcaccaactggactggagtgtggacctcagttcatctttcaatcacccaagtGGGTATATGCGCCtcaaaaccaatgaggagatgggagaggcgggacttgcagtgcGTGAAGTTTCAAAAATAGAGTcaagttctattttagtgccTGGCTATGCAGACACTCATTGACGTGCGCCAACAGTTTAGATGAaattattgaatacattttttttattttttaaaatgtattattgaataacatgtatgtgtacatttatttagcAACACTCGGGCACGCAACGCtggcggtgtggtcagcatgtaacgtTAACGAGCTAGCGTTGCTAACTGAGTTGTTTTATAAGAAAACGGCTGAGGTGACTCAaacactttagctagctagtattAGATGTGTCTTACATTTAAGATAACTTTCATTGAAATTGGTGGTTACTACTGGTTCTAGATCCGATGGGAGAGAAATTGACCGCCATTGTTTGGTAAGGGCTCGAAGTGATATCATGCACCCAGAGGACTCAAGCAATCACCAAAGGATAATAATGACTTTGCCTTGGGCTATCCTACGACAGGAAATTTGGCGTACAGTAGTTGCCAATTTGAGCTAAATGTGTGTCTCGAGTAACCTGGGGAATGGATGTAAGGCTGGAGAGTTCATTTGTGGAGTATTGGCAAAATGCACTATTTAAAAGATATATAACAGTTTTGAGTTTGGACTTTTATTACCTACCAATTGACAAAAAAAGTCCCGGAGGTAGCAGTATCCCAATGAAAAGCTATTTGTTTTCTCATTGAGTTGTTTAATGATAGGCCTATCACTCTTCattatttttttctattaataaAGATGGATCACATTGTATCTGTCTCTCATGCATACACCCCTTTCAAATTAACAGCTGCCATGATCCATAGTATCCCGTTGTGAGACAAAGTTTTGAGCCAGAATTGCATAAAGCATCACTATGATGTGTTTACGCTCTCCCTGGACAGGCAAAGATaaatgaaaagcagccaatagGCAGACGTCGCCTTTGAGATAGAGTAACTCCATATGTAAAACACagatcgcacacacacacatgcacagcgcatgcaagaacacacacgcacacacacacacaaagggaggCCAGCGCAGACAGCCTGGAGGGAGAAGAAGCTGAGCAGATTTAGGAGGCAAGGGGAAATTGTGTTGAAGAGGATTTGTTAATAAAAAAATCCTTAATGGCGTCTTGTAATTGAAAGGGTGAACAAAGTGTGCGCAGCTGGAATCATAAAAGGAGAAATAGTCTCAGGATCTCAACCTCCAGGCATTTTGAGACACATGAGCCCAAGTCCAAATGAATCAAGGGACCGTTAATACGAAAGCTCCTCAAAACTGCACTGCAGGGAAGGAGACGGATGCAAAAGAGAGACGGAAGGGAAGATGAAAACAATCTGAGTGTGGCAGAAATTTGGAACGTGCTTTCAGTAGTTCTGAAATATCCTGAAACTGATCATTTTGTTTTGTTAACGTGTGAATTAAAAACAGCAGGAGGTCATGGTGTACAGTACCACAATGTATTGGCCTCTAAGCAAACCTCTCCCCCATACACATAAATGTCAATAAGATAggcctatcaatgttacatttcTAAATCGTTCACAAAGACCCACTCTGTCTCAGACAAATATACCTTGTAAAAGGTTACAAGAGTGT from Salmo trutta chromosome 26, fSalTru1.1, whole genome shotgun sequence includes the following:
- the LOC115162925 gene encoding uromodulin-like 1 — encoded protein: MPFDAPSQSQWDSFTDSEEKVERHSNASHASADNEQISPSEAQIVHEVKSEQSGFSTWPALFAADSSAGTSHINLTQSRPDETTGLRAKEHTLPSALLHQTTNGVENDHALSGVSPAHESGRKLLGSGSGSDPLALHQRIGLSSPDLLTGLAVISDDICGTGNYTAEMNLNLERDVLPGDFVPALGIIHVVIKLKTNNSQVNLEIKSCCLSPTVQLDEINTTCCVFSRSPLSPRGIRLLPSILSKRASFTISLFQMINYSMAYLHCDLSICLRNHTECERQCLQPRDLFSEEGPEAITNLRNRISFGPMLKGAENSSLPGEMDTAAEMEIMLVILGMVVGCSLMTGTLLLLWMAYRRRRADWMVYPESRACCGCLRRGDMILP